A DNA window from Trichomycterus rosablanca isolate fTriRos1 chromosome 9, fTriRos1.hap1, whole genome shotgun sequence contains the following coding sequences:
- the lrp11 gene encoding low-density lipoprotein receptor-related protein 11, giving the protein MSCSSATLDQRLGFLLVFFCLAGINRSSQISDLKSKITGVEELLEEFRKQLQQDESYQTPEEPNDACLSDFDLANERIIRAMASIERGATFLSAPARVRSRRDCVRACCAEPRCSTAVVQEETQQSDTPETDGLRCYLFNCTYGGANVCAFYFQRGFSTFSRGARNISAPRERHRIVGRPLDDADADGDSSMKELDEPPRSDAGQDVMIQLPTDWAILDGRDSMDDHGVTRYEWALIKGDPSINMKVTHPGLLKLSGLKEGVYTFQMTVTDTIGQRSSDNVSVTVSAPEHHAEVCTHHCSQYQFMCDDGCCIDISYACDGKQHCPDRSDEDFCSNFDGGRKTVTHTPSAPSQSGGAREAEGRAMIPIISQNTDISVQPKQQELPTVNQDPCMMPPVIGPCKGVFPRWYYDATAGECKHFLYSGCKGNHNNFLQRADCANECIHKPVLVDRQATSAPSPTVHADTADRSPSSETKPQNSAPVSQNVPTVTKAHTELGGQPPTESGAILALVLGVIISALLLLMVVCRQRAARYRTKKARPLTTEESDYLINGMYL; this is encoded by the exons ATGTCGTGTTCTTCAGCGACACTTGATCAGCGCCTGGGTTTTCTACTGGTTTTCTTTTGCCTTGCTGGTATCAATCGATCTTCTCAGATTTCAGACCTGAAGTCGAAAATCACGGGTGTGGAGGAGCTGCTGGAGGAGTTCCGCAAGCAGCTCCAGCAGGACGAGTCTTATCAGACCCCGGAGGAACCAAATGATGCGTGTCTGAGTGATTTCGACCTGGCAAACGAGCGCATCATCCGCGCCATGGCCTCTATAGAGCGCGGCGCTACCTTCCTGTCGGCCCCGGCTCGGGTGCGCAGCCGCCGGGACTGTGTGCGCGCATGTTGCGCGGAGCCGCGCTGCAGCACCGCGGTAGTGCAGGAGGAGACGCAGCAGTCAGACACACCTGAGACAGACGGTTTACGTTGTTACCTGTTTAACTGCACGTACGGTGGAGCGAACGTGTGCGCGTTTTACTTCCAGCGGGGATTCAGCACGTTCAGCCGAGGAGCGCGCAACATCAGCGCCCCCCGAGAGCGGCATCGCATTGTGGGAAGACCTCTGGATGATGCTGATGCAGATGGAGACTCCTCCATGAAAG AGCTGGACGAGCCTCCACGCAGCGATGCTGGGCAGGACGTGATGATCCAGCTGCCCACAGACTGGGCGATACTGGATGGCAGGGACAGTATGGATGACCATGGGGTTACCCGCTATGAATGGGCCCTCATAAAAGGAGATCCATCCATCAACATGAAG GTCACCCACCCAGGTCTTCTGAAGCTGAGCGGGCTCAAAGAGGGTGTCTACACCTTTCAGATGACAGTCACAGACACCATTGGGCAGAGGAGCTCGGACAACGTCTCTGTGACTGTGTCGGCTCCTGAACATCATGCCGAAg TATGTACTCATCATTGCTCACAGTACCAGTTCATGTGTGATGATGGATGCTGTATCGACATTAGCTATGCATGTGATGGGAAACAGCACTGCCCAGATCGCTCAGATGAAGACTTCTGCAGCAACT TTGATGGCGGGCGTAAGACGGTGACTCATACACCCAGCGCTCCTTCTCAGAGCGGAGGAGCACGAGAAGCAGAAGGTCGAGCCATGATTCCTATAATATCACAAAATACTGATATTTCTGTACAACCCAAACAGCAAGAACTGCCTACAGTCAACCAAG ATCCCTGCATGATGCCACCAGTCATCGGTCCATGTAAAGGTGTTTTTCCACGTTGGTATTATGATGCCACAGCTGGAGAGTGCAAACACTTCTTGTATAGCGGCTGCAAAGGAAACCACAACAACTTTCTCCAGCGGGCTGACTGTGCGAATGAGTGCATCCATAAACCTG TTCTGGTGGATCGGCAAGCTACTTCAGCACCATCACCGACCGTTCACGCAGATACAG ctgACAGATCTCCCAGTTCTGAAACAAAACCACAGAATTCTGCACCAGTATCACAGAATGTTCCAACAGTAACTAAGGCTCATACAGAACTAGGTGGACAACCACCTACTGAATCag GTGCGATCCTGGCGCTGGTACTCGGGGTCATTATCAGTGCTCTGCTCTTGTTGATGGTGGTGTGCAGACAACGGGCAGCGCGCTACAGGACGAAGAAAGCTCGACCACTCACCACAGAAGAATCTGATTacctcattaatggaatgtacCTGTAA